The Nitrospira sp. genome contains the following window.
TCGAAACCGTGAGAATGAACGCCAGCGCGGAAGCGCGCATCCACAGGTTTGTGGAGTCGGTGCTCTCGTCGGAATCCCCCCGCGTCGCCTGATTAAGGGCGCGGCCCCTCCTGTTCATTCAGCCCTGCGACCTTTCCGCAACGGTTCGTTGCCCACGCAGATGGCGCTCAACCATCCCCCCACTTTCGGGGACTATCCTGCAATCTGTTGTTTTTCATATTCTGCCGAAGCGTTTGCGTGGAGGCATGATGGAACAACAGAATCGCCCGCGGTTTATCGTCGAGTGTACCGGATCGCGTTCCGAGGACGGCCTGCTGGTCTGGAATGGCCGGATGCTGGACCTCTCAATTCCAGGCTGGTCGCGGACCGGGCTCAAGGGATTGCAAGCCGGAGATCTTCTCCAGCTGCATCTTCATCTTCCCGGCCAGCCGAAGCCGCTGTCTGTCAGACTGGCGACCATTCGGTGGGCGAATGATTCCCGGTTAGGGGTCGATCCCATTCTCATGGATGCGGACGATCAACTCCGTCTGAACGACTTTGTCAGTGCGCATGTTCCGTTGCCGTCATTCAATAGCGATCGACATGAACAAATTGTCATTGCGGATGCGGGATAATCGCGTCAGCCCATCCCGACGGATTTCACGTATTCCCCGCCCCTGTTCGGGTTTCTCGCTCTCACCATCCTCCAGGCATGAAGGCATCACGTCGCTGTGTTCGTGCCGACGCGCCACGTAGAACAACGGAGCCCAGGGAGCCGGACCGTCCGGTCGTGTTCCTTGCTGGCAGGGTAGTTCGTTGGCGACCGATATTGCCGCCGATTGCTTGACATCGTTAGGTAAGATGGTGTCTCTTAGCTGAGAGACATTCGTACAGACACCTGCCTTTCGCCGGCTCATTCGGTCAAGTCCTAACAGTGTCCCAAGGGCGGAGGCATGAGAGATACATGTATGACGCCTGGCTCCCATCTTCCCGAGATCGCCCATACCACGCCCCTGACGCCGGAAACAGAAACGCAGGTTGAGCAATTTGCCCACACGGACATTTTGGTCGGCATTCCCAGCTTCAATAACGTCGAAACCATCGGGCATGTTGTCAAGGCGGTGAGTGCCGGCTTGGCCAAGTATTTTCCGGATGCACGCGCGGTGCTGGTGAACTCGGACGGCGGGTCCACGGATGGCACACAGCAGGTGGTGGCGCAGGCCGTGGTCGACCTCAAAACGCTGTTTATCGGCGATCAGCAGAGTTCGCTGCACAAGATTATTACGCCCTATCACGGAATTCCCGGAAAGGGCAGCGCATTCCGGACGATCTTTGAAATCGCGCGTCGTTTGAAGGCCAAGGCTTGTGCCGTCGTGGATTCCGACTTGCGCAGCATCACGCCAGAGTGGATTGAACTGCTGGTGAATCCGGTGTTTGAACAGGGGTTTGACTATGTCGCGCCCTACTACTTGCGGCACAAGTACGACGGGACCATTACCAACAGCATCGTCTATCCGTTGACGCGCACGCTCTACGGCCACCGGATCAGGCAGCCGATCGGCGGCGACTTCGGGTTTTCCGGTCAACTCGCCCAGCATTATCTGGACAAACATGTGTGGGAATCGGAGGTCGCTAAATTCGGGATCGACATCTGGATGACGACGGAGGCCATTGCCAGCGGGGCGAGGGTGTGCCAAAGTTTTCTGGGTGCCAAAATCCACAATCCCAAGGATCCGGCCGCCGACTTGTCGGCCATGCTGGTGCAAGTACTCGGCGCGGTGTTTGCCCTCATGGAAGATCACTATGCGGTCTGGGGCAAGACAGACGGGTCAAACGCGGTGCCTCTGTTTGGGTTTCAGTACGAAGTCGGGGTAGAGCCGGTGAACGTGAATGTCG
Protein-coding sequences here:
- a CDS encoding glycosyltransferase; its protein translation is MTPGSHLPEIAHTTPLTPETETQVEQFAHTDILVGIPSFNNVETIGHVVKAVSAGLAKYFPDARAVLVNSDGGSTDGTQQVVAQAVVDLKTLFIGDQQSSLHKIITPYHGIPGKGSAFRTIFEIARRLKAKACAVVDSDLRSITPEWIELLVNPVFEQGFDYVAPYYLRHKYDGTITNSIVYPLTRTLYGHRIRQPIGGDFGFSGQLAQHYLDKHVWESEVAKFGIDIWMTTEAIASGARVCQSFLGAKIHNPKDPAADLSAMLVQVLGAVFALMEDHYAVWGKTDGSNAVPLFGFQYEVGVEPVNVNVDRMISTFRQGLSDLGTIWDQILAPGTRQSLRLLGTCALQDFRIADSLWARVVYDAAVAYRNRVLPRDHVLKAFTPLYLGRTASFVLDTQGLTSSEAEGRIEALCQAFEKDKSYLVARWNESHTS